A single window of Eucalyptus grandis isolate ANBG69807.140 chromosome 1, ASM1654582v1, whole genome shotgun sequence DNA harbors:
- the LOC104438657 gene encoding SRSF protein kinase 2 isoform X1 has product MAEKQERQRRRPEEEEEEEAEAEAEDRSCESSDDCYTSEDEGTEDYRRGGYHAVRIGDAFKGGRYVVQSKLGWGHFSTVWLAWDTQSSRYVALKVQKSAQHYTEAAMDEITILQQIAEGDPEDKKCVVKLLDHFKHSGPNGQHVCMVFEYLGDNLLTLIKYTDYRGLPLHMVKEICFHVLVGLDYLHRQLSIIHTDLKPENILLLTMIDPLKDPGKSGVPLILPNSKENNVSIAGVGKDVRALNGSLTKNQKKKIRQKAKRAAQVCMEKKVSVEAESAETSAASDTCQSTKSDLGPNEDQSTIPSKLTEAGGIKDSGMRGNKRGSRSVRQKLLASLDLKCKLVDFGNACWTYKQFTNDIQTRQYRCPEVILGSKYSTSADLWSFACICFELATGDVLFDPHSGDNFDRDEDHLALMMELLGMMPRKIALGGRYSRDFFNRYGDLRHIRRLRFWPLNKVLLEKYEFSQQDADELTDFLVPILDFVPESRPTAAQCLLHPWINAGPRLLEPSVPPNQNQVTEVANSDKFTKEKDDREAVEVGVGNIAINSDSQSTKDSPSGGKASKAATISSSR; this is encoded by the exons ATGGCGGAGAAGCAGGagaggcagcggcggcggccggaggaggaggaggaggaggaggcagaggcggaggcggaggaccGGAGCTGCGAGAGCAGCGATGACTGCTACACCTCGGAGGACGAAGGGACGGAGGACTACAGGCGCGGCGGCTACCACGCCGTCCGGATCGGGGACGCCTTCAAGGGCGGACGGTACGTCGTCCAGAGCAAGCTCGGCTGGGGCCATTTCTCCACCGTCTGGCTCGCTTGGGACACGCAGAGTTCC CGGTATGTCGCTCTGAAAGTGCAAAAGAGCGCTCAACACTACACTGAGGCCGCCATGGATGAGATAACCATCTTGCAACAGATCGCGGAAGGAGACCCGGAAGATAAAAAGTGCGTGGTGAAACTGTTGGACCACTTTAAGCATTCAGGTCCAAATGGACAGCATGTCTGCATGGTTTTTGAGTACTTGGGGGACAATCTTTTGACTCTCATTAAGTACACTGATTACCGTGGACTTCCTCTTCATATGGTAAAGGAAATTTGTTTTCATGTCTTGGTGGGTTTGGATTACTTGCATAGGCAGCTATCCATCATACACACTGATCTGAAGCCGGAGAACATTTTGTTGCTGACGATGATTGACCCTTTGAAGGACCCTGGAAAGTCGGGTGTTCCTCTCATCCTTCCTAACAGTAAGGAAAATAATGTTTCCATTGCTGGGGTTGGTAAAGATGTTAGAGCTTTGAATGGGAGTCTGACTAAAAATCAGAAGAAAAAGATCAGACAAAAGGCAAAGAGAGCTGCTCAGGTCTGTATGGAGAAAAAAGTTTCTGTGGAAGCTGAGTCTGCTGAAACGTCGGCTGCAAGTGATACTTGTCAGAGCACCAAATCTGACTTGGGGCCCAATGAAGATCAGTCCACTATTCCTTCTAAATTGACAGAGGCTGGTGGAATAAAGGATTCTGGCATGAGAGGTAATAAGAGGGGTAGTCGCTCTGTGAGGCAGAAGCTGCTTGCATCTTTAGACCTGAAATGCAAGTTGGTCGACTTTGGCAATGCATGTTGGACTTACAAACAGTTTACAAATGACATCCAAACAAGACAGTACAGGTGTCCGGAGGTCATACTTGGGTCTAAGTATTCTACTTCAGCTGATCTTTGGTCTTTTGCTTGTATCTGCTTTGAGCTTGCCACTGGTGATGTACTATTTGATCCTCACAGTGGTGACAACTTCGACAGGGATGAG GACCACTTGGCATTGATGATGGAGCTCCTAGGAATGATGCCTCGCAAG ATTGCTCTTGGTGGTCGGTACTCTAGAGACTTCTTTAATAGATATGGTGACTTAAGACATATACGGAGGTTGCGGTTCTGGCCATTGAACAAGGTTCTTCTTGAGAAATATGAATTTAGTCAGCAAGATGCTGATGAACTGACTGACTTCCTAGTTCCCATCCTGGACTTTGTTCCTGAGAGTCGACCAACTGCTGCGCAATGCCTTCTACATCCATGGATCAATGCAGGCCCTCGTTTGCTGGAGCCTTCTGTTCCTCCTAATCAAAATCAGGTGACTGAAGTTGCCAATTCAGATAAATTTACCAAGGAAAAGGATGATAGGGAGGCGGTGGAGGTTGGTGTAGGAAATATAGCCATCAATTCTGATTCTCAATCCACCAAAGATTCCCCATCTGGAGGTAAAGCCTCAAAGGCAGCCACGATTAGTTCGTCTAG GTGA
- the LOC104438645 gene encoding homeobox-leucine zipper protein ATHB-13 isoform X1, protein MDWHGDLRSFSNVSFPESSIGFLNPSFAQYPVGMELKHHHHHHPPPLSSSMAEAHNDVVVAASMDKKKKLTSEQLEMLERSFQEEIKLDPDRKMRLSRELGLQPRQITIWFQNRRARWKTKQLERLYDALKLEFDAVSREKLRLQEEVSRLKAMVSDIQAAKKKQVSTGYTDISGDETVESARYSGDIRHCSDLTRGAGGGGGVTPTPSTTQHHPLAGSSYQLFTLQDYESNSYWGVLPSSYP, encoded by the exons atggaCTGGCATGGCGACTTGAGGAGCTTCAGTAACGTCTCTTTCCCTGAATCTTCCATCGGCTTTCTCAACCCCAGCTTCGCCCAATACCCTG TAGGTATGGAGCTgaagcaccaccaccaccaccaccccccgCCGCTGTCCTCCTCGATGGCTGAGGCCCACAACGACGTGGTGGTTGCAGCGTCGatggacaagaagaagaagctgacgAGCGAGCAGCTGGAGATGCTGGAGAGGAGCTTCCAGGAGGAGATAAAGCTGGACCCGGACAGGAAGATGCGGCTGTCGCGCGAGCTTGGGCTCCAGCCCCGCCAGATCACCATCTGGTTCCAGAACCGCCGGGCCCGGTGGAAGACGAAGCAGCTGGAGCGCCTCTACGACGCCCTCAAGCTGGAGTTTGACGCCGTCTCGAGGGAGAAGCTCAGGCTTCAAGAGGAG GTCTCAAGATTGAAAGCCATGGTGAGCGACATCCAAGCGGCCAAGAAGAAGCAAGTCTCCACCGGCTACACTGACATCTCCGGTGACGAGACGGTGGAGAGCGCTCGCTACTCCGGTGACATCCGCCACTGTAGCGACCTCACTCggggagcaggaggaggaggaggagtgaCGCCGACGCCCTCGACCACTCAGCACCACCCGCTCGCAGGCTCGAGCTATCAACTGTTCACCCTCCAAGACTACGAGTCCAACTCCTACTGGGGCGTCCTGCCCTCATCATACCCATGA
- the LOC104438657 gene encoding SRSF protein kinase 2 isoform X2, producing the protein MAEKQERQRRRPEEEEEEEAEAEAEDRSCESSDDCYTSEDEGTEDYRRGGYHAVRIGDAFKGGRYVVQSKLGWGHFSTVWLAWDTQSSRYVALKVQKSAQHYTEAAMDEITILQQIAEGDPEDKKCVVKLLDHFKHSGPNGQHVCMVFEYLGDNLLTLIKYTDYRGLPLHMVKEICFHVLVGLDYLHRQLSIIHTDLKPENILLLTMIDPLKDPGKSGVPLILPNSKENNVSIAGVGKDVRALNGSLTKNQKKKIRQKAKRAAQVCMEKKVSVEAESAETSAASDTCQSTKSDLGPNEDQSTIPSKLTEAGGIKDSGMRGNKRGSRSVRQKLLASLDLKCKLVDFGNACWTYKQFTNDIQTRQYRCPEVILGSKYSTSADLWSFACICFELATGDVLFDPHSGDNFDRDEDHLALMMELLGMMPRKIALGGRYSRDFFNRYGDLRHIRRLRFWPLNKVLLEKYEFSQQDADELTDFLVPILDFVPESRPTAAQCLLHPWINAGPRLLEPSVPPNQNQVTEVANSDKFTKEKDDREAVEVGVGNIAINSDSQSTKDSPSGGEIQAY; encoded by the exons ATGGCGGAGAAGCAGGagaggcagcggcggcggccggaggaggaggaggaggaggaggcagaggcggaggcggaggaccGGAGCTGCGAGAGCAGCGATGACTGCTACACCTCGGAGGACGAAGGGACGGAGGACTACAGGCGCGGCGGCTACCACGCCGTCCGGATCGGGGACGCCTTCAAGGGCGGACGGTACGTCGTCCAGAGCAAGCTCGGCTGGGGCCATTTCTCCACCGTCTGGCTCGCTTGGGACACGCAGAGTTCC CGGTATGTCGCTCTGAAAGTGCAAAAGAGCGCTCAACACTACACTGAGGCCGCCATGGATGAGATAACCATCTTGCAACAGATCGCGGAAGGAGACCCGGAAGATAAAAAGTGCGTGGTGAAACTGTTGGACCACTTTAAGCATTCAGGTCCAAATGGACAGCATGTCTGCATGGTTTTTGAGTACTTGGGGGACAATCTTTTGACTCTCATTAAGTACACTGATTACCGTGGACTTCCTCTTCATATGGTAAAGGAAATTTGTTTTCATGTCTTGGTGGGTTTGGATTACTTGCATAGGCAGCTATCCATCATACACACTGATCTGAAGCCGGAGAACATTTTGTTGCTGACGATGATTGACCCTTTGAAGGACCCTGGAAAGTCGGGTGTTCCTCTCATCCTTCCTAACAGTAAGGAAAATAATGTTTCCATTGCTGGGGTTGGTAAAGATGTTAGAGCTTTGAATGGGAGTCTGACTAAAAATCAGAAGAAAAAGATCAGACAAAAGGCAAAGAGAGCTGCTCAGGTCTGTATGGAGAAAAAAGTTTCTGTGGAAGCTGAGTCTGCTGAAACGTCGGCTGCAAGTGATACTTGTCAGAGCACCAAATCTGACTTGGGGCCCAATGAAGATCAGTCCACTATTCCTTCTAAATTGACAGAGGCTGGTGGAATAAAGGATTCTGGCATGAGAGGTAATAAGAGGGGTAGTCGCTCTGTGAGGCAGAAGCTGCTTGCATCTTTAGACCTGAAATGCAAGTTGGTCGACTTTGGCAATGCATGTTGGACTTACAAACAGTTTACAAATGACATCCAAACAAGACAGTACAGGTGTCCGGAGGTCATACTTGGGTCTAAGTATTCTACTTCAGCTGATCTTTGGTCTTTTGCTTGTATCTGCTTTGAGCTTGCCACTGGTGATGTACTATTTGATCCTCACAGTGGTGACAACTTCGACAGGGATGAG GACCACTTGGCATTGATGATGGAGCTCCTAGGAATGATGCCTCGCAAG ATTGCTCTTGGTGGTCGGTACTCTAGAGACTTCTTTAATAGATATGGTGACTTAAGACATATACGGAGGTTGCGGTTCTGGCCATTGAACAAGGTTCTTCTTGAGAAATATGAATTTAGTCAGCAAGATGCTGATGAACTGACTGACTTCCTAGTTCCCATCCTGGACTTTGTTCCTGAGAGTCGACCAACTGCTGCGCAATGCCTTCTACATCCATGGATCAATGCAGGCCCTCGTTTGCTGGAGCCTTCTGTTCCTCCTAATCAAAATCAGGTGACTGAAGTTGCCAATTCAGATAAATTTACCAAGGAAAAGGATGATAGGGAGGCGGTGGAGGTTGGTGTAGGAAATATAGCCATCAATTCTGATTCTCAATCCACCAAAGATTCCCCATCTGGAG GTGAAATTCAAGCTTATTGA
- the LOC104438645 gene encoding homeobox-leucine zipper protein ATHB-13 isoform X2, which yields MDWHGDLRSFSNVSFPESSIGFLNPSFAQYPGMELKHHHHHHPPPLSSSMAEAHNDVVVAASMDKKKKLTSEQLEMLERSFQEEIKLDPDRKMRLSRELGLQPRQITIWFQNRRARWKTKQLERLYDALKLEFDAVSREKLRLQEEVSRLKAMVSDIQAAKKKQVSTGYTDISGDETVESARYSGDIRHCSDLTRGAGGGGGVTPTPSTTQHHPLAGSSYQLFTLQDYESNSYWGVLPSSYP from the exons atggaCTGGCATGGCGACTTGAGGAGCTTCAGTAACGTCTCTTTCCCTGAATCTTCCATCGGCTTTCTCAACCCCAGCTTCGCCCAATACCCTG GTATGGAGCTgaagcaccaccaccaccaccaccccccgCCGCTGTCCTCCTCGATGGCTGAGGCCCACAACGACGTGGTGGTTGCAGCGTCGatggacaagaagaagaagctgacgAGCGAGCAGCTGGAGATGCTGGAGAGGAGCTTCCAGGAGGAGATAAAGCTGGACCCGGACAGGAAGATGCGGCTGTCGCGCGAGCTTGGGCTCCAGCCCCGCCAGATCACCATCTGGTTCCAGAACCGCCGGGCCCGGTGGAAGACGAAGCAGCTGGAGCGCCTCTACGACGCCCTCAAGCTGGAGTTTGACGCCGTCTCGAGGGAGAAGCTCAGGCTTCAAGAGGAG GTCTCAAGATTGAAAGCCATGGTGAGCGACATCCAAGCGGCCAAGAAGAAGCAAGTCTCCACCGGCTACACTGACATCTCCGGTGACGAGACGGTGGAGAGCGCTCGCTACTCCGGTGACATCCGCCACTGTAGCGACCTCACTCggggagcaggaggaggaggaggagtgaCGCCGACGCCCTCGACCACTCAGCACCACCCGCTCGCAGGCTCGAGCTATCAACTGTTCACCCTCCAAGACTACGAGTCCAACTCCTACTGGGGCGTCCTGCCCTCATCATACCCATGA